The following proteins are co-located in the Hydrogenophaga sp. RAC07 genome:
- the aroE gene encoding shikimate dehydrogenase produces the protein MTDRYAVLGNPIGHSKSPLIHSLFAQATGQDIGYTAIETPLDGFVETVLGFRAGGGRGLNVSLPFKLQAFEIATEPSERARLAGAANCLRFEGDRILADNFDGVGLVNDLQRNLGCPLAGKRVLLLGAGGATRGALLPIAAEGPALMAVANRTADKAHALKRDFAAHAQLQSGGYDDLQGQSFDVVINATSTGLTQEALPLPEGLFAPGAIAYEMVYGKGLTPFLKQAQAAGASRVADGVGMLVEQAAEAFAWWRGVRPDTSAVIQQLTVPLV, from the coding sequence ATGACCGACCGCTACGCCGTTCTCGGCAACCCCATTGGCCACAGCAAGTCGCCCCTGATCCACAGCCTTTTCGCACAGGCCACCGGGCAGGACATCGGCTACACCGCCATCGAAACACCGCTGGACGGTTTCGTTGAGACCGTGCTGGGCTTTCGCGCCGGTGGCGGCCGCGGGCTCAACGTGAGCCTGCCCTTCAAGCTGCAGGCGTTTGAAATCGCCACCGAGCCCAGCGAGCGCGCCCGGCTGGCGGGTGCGGCCAACTGCCTCAGGTTCGAAGGCGACCGGATCCTGGCCGACAACTTCGACGGCGTGGGTCTGGTCAACGACCTGCAGCGCAACCTGGGCTGCCCGCTGGCTGGCAAACGGGTGCTGCTGCTGGGTGCGGGCGGTGCCACGCGCGGTGCGCTGCTGCCGATCGCGGCCGAAGGACCCGCACTCATGGCGGTGGCCAACCGCACAGCCGACAAGGCCCACGCGCTCAAGCGCGACTTTGCGGCACACGCCCAACTGCAGTCGGGCGGCTACGACGACCTCCAAGGCCAGAGTTTCGATGTGGTGATCAACGCCACCTCCACCGGTCTCACGCAGGAAGCGCTGCCTTTGCCCGAGGGTCTGTTCGCGCCGGGTGCCATCGCCTACGAGATGGTCTACGGCAAGGGCCTCACGCCTTTCCTGAAGCAAGCCCAGGCCGCCGGCGCGAGCCGGGTGGCCGACGGCGTGGGCATGCTGGTCGAGCAGGCCGCCGAGGCCTTTGCCTGGTGGCGCGGTGTGCGGCCCGACACCTCGGCGGTGATTCAGCAGCTCACGGTGCCGCTGGTTTGA
- a CDS encoding DsbA family oxidoreductase, which produces MTTSLKIDFVSDVSCPWCAVGLGALEEALGKLQGEVSAELHFQPFELNPKMPAEGQDIGEHLTQKYGSTAAQQVQIRDTIRARGAEVGFVFNPEGRGRIWNTFDAHRLLHWAEHEGAPGQQHALKKALLAACHTRSEAMGDHAVLMACVREVGLDEVRAQAILASDEFAQAVREREGFYTSVGIHSVPAVIVNDRHLISGGQPAAVFEQALRQIASEMV; this is translated from the coding sequence ATGACCACATCCCTCAAGATCGATTTTGTGTCCGACGTGTCCTGCCCCTGGTGCGCCGTCGGGCTGGGCGCGCTCGAAGAAGCGCTGGGCAAGTTGCAGGGCGAGGTGTCGGCCGAGCTGCACTTTCAGCCATTTGAACTCAACCCGAAGATGCCTGCCGAAGGCCAGGACATCGGCGAGCACTTGACGCAGAAGTACGGCTCCACCGCAGCGCAGCAGGTGCAGATCCGCGACACCATCCGCGCGCGTGGCGCCGAGGTGGGTTTTGTCTTCAACCCGGAGGGCCGCGGCCGCATCTGGAACACCTTCGATGCGCACCGCCTGCTGCACTGGGCCGAACATGAAGGCGCACCGGGACAACAACACGCGCTGAAGAAAGCCCTGCTCGCGGCCTGCCACACACGCTCGGAGGCCATGGGTGACCACGCCGTGTTGATGGCTTGCGTGCGCGAGGTGGGGCTGGACGAGGTCCGTGCGCAAGCCATTCTGGCGAGCGACGAGTTTGCGCAGGCGGTGCGTGAGCGCGAGGGCTTCTACACCAGCGTGGGCATCCACTCGGTGCCGGCGGTGATCGTCAACGACCGGCACCTGATCTCGGGCGGCCAGCCGGCGGCGGTGTTCGAGCAGGCGCTGAGGCAGATTGCTTCGGAAATGGTTTGA
- a CDS encoding B12-binding domain-containing radical SAM protein, producing MTTPALRVLSLIPPMTQLNTPYPSTAYITGFLRSRGVDAVQADLALALVLKLFSPAGLESVRSHALAQPEAQRTASVHAFLDQFARYRATIGLVIAFLQGRDSTLAHRIAARELLPEGPRFAALEVYVDAALSEEGGDPLAWAFGALGVQDKARHIATLYLNDLADVLRDAVDERFAFVRYAESLASSQPTFEPMAAALAAPFTLVDEILHTLTLATLSQHKPDLVLLSVPFPGALYAALRIAQTIKAQNPHITIALGGGFVNTELRELAEPRVFDFVDFVTLDSGERPLLALMEYLQRKRSKQRLVRTFVRESPHPGPLPEGEGVDAEAVVRYINFVEPEVPFEEVGTPTWDGLPLERYLSLLDMLNPMHRLWSDGRWNKLTVAHGCYWKKCSFCDVSLDYISRYETASAATLADRIEAIVNETGQTGFHFVDEAAPPKALKALADELIRRQLPISWWGNIRFEKTFTPELCQLLADSGCIAMSGGLEVASDRLLTLMKKGVTVEQVARVTKGFSDAGILVHAYLMYGFPTQTVQDTVDALEYVRQLFENGCIQSGFFHRFSCTVHSPVGLDPAAYGIELIPLPPVTFAKNDIGFIDPSGVDHDALGVGLRKAIYNYMHGIGLDEDVRAWFSHLPGKVPKPTVGRNRIAKALTQPA from the coding sequence ATGACCACCCCAGCCCTGCGCGTGCTGAGCCTCATCCCCCCGATGACGCAGCTCAACACGCCCTACCCCTCCACCGCCTACATCACCGGCTTCCTGCGCTCGCGCGGGGTCGACGCGGTGCAGGCCGATCTGGCGCTGGCGCTGGTGCTCAAGCTGTTTTCACCGGCCGGGCTGGAGTCCGTGCGCAGCCACGCACTGGCGCAACCTGAAGCCCAGCGTACAGCCAGCGTGCACGCCTTCCTCGACCAGTTTGCCCGCTACCGCGCCACCATCGGCCTCGTGATCGCCTTTCTGCAAGGCCGAGACTCGACCCTGGCGCACCGCATCGCCGCGCGCGAGCTGCTCCCCGAAGGCCCGCGCTTTGCCGCGCTGGAGGTCTACGTGGACGCCGCGCTCAGCGAAGAAGGCGGCGACCCGCTGGCCTGGGCCTTTGGCGCGCTGGGCGTGCAGGACAAGGCGCGCCACATCGCCACGCTCTACCTCAACGACCTCGCCGACGTGCTGCGCGACGCGGTCGACGAACGTTTTGCCTTCGTGCGCTATGCCGAGTCATTGGCCAGCAGCCAGCCCACCTTCGAGCCCATGGCCGCCGCACTTGCCGCGCCGTTCACGCTGGTCGACGAGATCCTGCACACGCTCACGCTGGCCACCTTGTCGCAGCACAAGCCCGACCTCGTGCTGCTCTCCGTGCCCTTCCCCGGCGCGCTGTACGCCGCGCTGCGCATCGCACAGACCATCAAGGCGCAGAACCCGCACATCACGATTGCGCTGGGCGGCGGCTTCGTCAACACCGAGCTGCGCGAACTGGCCGAGCCGCGGGTGTTCGACTTTGTGGATTTCGTGACGCTGGATTCGGGCGAGCGGCCCTTGCTGGCGCTCATGGAGTACCTGCAGCGCAAGCGGTCGAAGCAGCGCCTGGTGAGGACCTTCGTTCGGGAGAGCCCTCACCCCGGCCCTCTCCCAGAGGGAGAGGGAGTGGATGCGGAAGCCGTGGTTCGCTACATCAACTTCGTCGAGCCCGAAGTGCCGTTTGAAGAGGTCGGCACCCCCACCTGGGACGGCCTGCCGCTGGAGCGCTACCTGAGCCTGCTCGACATGCTCAACCCCATGCACCGGCTCTGGAGCGACGGGCGCTGGAACAAGCTCACCGTGGCGCACGGCTGCTACTGGAAGAAGTGCAGCTTCTGCGACGTGAGCCTGGACTACATCAGCCGCTACGAAACCGCATCAGCTGCCACACTCGCCGACCGCATCGAAGCCATCGTGAACGAGACCGGCCAGACCGGCTTCCACTTCGTGGACGAAGCAGCACCGCCCAAGGCCTTGAAAGCGCTGGCCGACGAACTCATCCGCCGCCAGTTGCCCATCTCCTGGTGGGGCAACATCCGGTTTGAAAAAACCTTCACGCCCGAGCTCTGCCAGTTGCTCGCCGACAGCGGCTGCATCGCCATGAGCGGCGGGCTCGAAGTGGCCTCCGACCGGCTGCTCACGCTCATGAAAAAGGGCGTGACGGTCGAACAGGTGGCGCGCGTCACCAAAGGGTTCTCGGACGCCGGCATTCTGGTGCACGCCTACCTCATGTACGGCTTTCCCACGCAGACGGTGCAGGACACGGTGGACGCGCTCGAATACGTGCGCCAGCTGTTCGAAAACGGCTGCATCCAGAGCGGCTTCTTCCACCGCTTCTCGTGCACCGTGCACTCACCCGTGGGCCTGGATCCGGCCGCCTACGGCATCGAGCTGATCCCGCTGCCGCCGGTCACGTTCGCCAAGAACGACATCGGCTTCATCGACCCCAGCGGCGTGGACCACGACGCACTGGGTGTGGGCCTGCGCAAGGCGATCTACAACTACATGCACGGCATCGGACTGGACGAAGACGTGCGCGCCTGGTTCAGCCACTTGCCGGGCAAGGTGCCCAAGCCCACCGTGGGCAGAAACCGCATCGCCAAGGCGCTCACCCAGCCCGCCTGA
- the gcvP gene encoding aminomethyl-transferring glycine dehydrogenase: protein MLMPSVKPLDELENPSEFVARHIGIGEADEALMLSVIGEASRRALIDGIVPRSIARSQGMQLPPAITEAAALVELKAIAEQNQLLKSFIGQGYHGTHTPGVILRNVLENPAWYTAYTPYQAEISQGRMEALINFQTMVCDLTGMAIANASMLDEATAAAEAMTLAKRSVKSKGNTIVVAGDCHPQTIEVVQTRAAPLGIQVLVANSAAEWNAALADDGYFAVLAQYPSTSGRIEDLAADVKTVQGKGAAFIAAADLLALTLITPPGEWGADIVVGTTQRFGMPMGAGGPHAAFMACRDEFKRSLPGRLVGVSVDAHGNPTYRLALQTREQHIRREKATSNICTAQVLPAVVASMYAVYHGPAGLKRIAQRVAAYTAVLAQGLEQLGWTPTSESAFDTLTFKAGDRAATLLQRAVDAGMNLRLSWGEYVGITLDETTTREDIEKLWGVFALHGQSLPGFAEFEKGIEPRIPTELRRTSAYLTHPVFHSHHSETGMLRYIRALSDKDLALDRSMIPLGSCTMKLNATSEMIPITWPGFANVHPFAPASQSLGYKKLDEQLRAWLCQATGYAGISLQPNAGSQGEYAGLLVIQAYHASRGEHHRNICLIPSSAHGTNPASAQMVGMQVVVTKCDENGNVDMADLQAKCEQHSANLAAVMITYPSTHGVFETTVKELCALVHRHGGRVYVDGANMNALVGVAAPGEFGGDVSHLNLHKTFCIPHGGGGPGVGPVCVVEDLVPFLPGHATGGLPVNGVGAISAAPLGNAAVLPISWMYIRMMGADGLKHATEAAILAANYISKRLAPHYPTLYASANGHVAHECILDLRHFKDTSGVMAEDVAKRLMDYGFHAPTLSFPVANTLMVEPTESETLEELDRFIDAMIAIREEIRLVEAGAWPQDDNPLKNAPHTAASLMTADWSHPYARDVGAASTSTRAHAKYWPPVGRVDNVYGDRNLFCSCVPLSEYPV from the coding sequence ATGCTGATGCCGTCTGTCAAACCCCTGGATGAACTCGAGAACCCGTCCGAGTTCGTGGCCCGCCACATCGGCATCGGCGAAGCCGACGAAGCGCTGATGCTCTCGGTCATCGGCGAGGCCTCGCGCCGCGCGCTGATCGACGGCATCGTGCCGCGCAGCATCGCGCGCAGCCAGGGCATGCAGCTGCCACCGGCCATCACCGAAGCCGCCGCACTGGTCGAGCTGAAGGCGATTGCCGAGCAGAACCAGCTGCTCAAGAGCTTCATCGGGCAGGGTTACCACGGCACCCACACACCGGGCGTGATCCTGCGCAACGTGCTGGAGAACCCCGCCTGGTACACCGCCTACACGCCCTACCAGGCCGAGATCTCGCAGGGGCGCATGGAAGCGCTGATCAACTTCCAGACCATGGTGTGCGACCTCACCGGCATGGCGATTGCCAACGCCTCCATGCTCGACGAAGCGACCGCCGCCGCCGAGGCGATGACGCTGGCCAAACGCTCCGTGAAAAGCAAGGGCAACACCATCGTGGTGGCGGGCGACTGCCACCCGCAAACCATCGAGGTGGTGCAGACGCGTGCCGCGCCGCTGGGCATCCAGGTGCTGGTGGCCAACTCGGCCGCCGAGTGGAACGCAGCGCTGGCCGACGACGGCTACTTTGCCGTGCTCGCGCAGTACCCGAGCACCAGCGGCCGCATTGAAGACCTGGCCGCCGATGTGAAGACGGTGCAAGGCAAAGGCGCAGCCTTCATCGCCGCCGCCGATTTGCTGGCGCTCACCCTCATCACGCCGCCGGGCGAATGGGGCGCCGACATCGTGGTGGGCACCACCCAGCGCTTCGGCATGCCCATGGGCGCGGGCGGACCCCACGCTGCCTTCATGGCCTGCCGCGACGAGTTCAAGCGCTCGCTGCCCGGCCGTCTGGTCGGTGTGAGCGTGGACGCCCACGGCAACCCCACCTACCGCCTTGCGCTGCAAACGCGCGAGCAGCACATCCGCCGCGAAAAGGCCACGTCCAACATCTGCACGGCGCAGGTGCTGCCGGCGGTGGTGGCCAGCATGTACGCCGTGTACCACGGACCCGCGGGACTCAAGCGCATTGCGCAGCGCGTGGCCGCCTACACGGCGGTGCTGGCACAGGGCCTGGAGCAACTGGGCTGGACGCCCACCAGCGAGAGCGCCTTCGACACGCTCACCTTCAAGGCCGGTGACCGCGCCGCCACGCTGCTGCAGCGCGCGGTGGACGCCGGCATGAACCTTCGCCTGAGCTGGGGCGAGTACGTGGGCATCACGCTGGACGAGACCACCACGCGCGAAGACATCGAAAAACTGTGGGGCGTGTTCGCGCTGCACGGCCAGAGCCTGCCCGGTTTTGCCGAATTCGAAAAAGGCATCGAGCCGCGCATTCCCACCGAGCTGCGCCGCACCAGCGCCTACCTCACGCACCCGGTGTTCCACAGCCACCATTCCGAGACCGGCATGCTGCGCTACATCCGCGCGCTCTCCGACAAGGACCTGGCGCTGGACCGCAGCATGATCCCGCTGGGCTCTTGCACCATGAAGCTCAACGCCACCAGCGAGATGATTCCCATCACCTGGCCGGGCTTTGCCAACGTGCACCCGTTCGCGCCCGCCAGCCAGTCGCTCGGCTACAAGAAACTCGACGAACAGCTGCGCGCCTGGCTCTGCCAGGCCACGGGCTACGCCGGCATCAGCCTGCAGCCCAACGCCGGCTCGCAGGGCGAATACGCCGGCCTGCTGGTGATTCAGGCGTACCACGCCTCGCGCGGCGAACACCACCGCAACATCTGCCTGATCCCCAGCAGCGCGCACGGCACCAACCCGGCCAGCGCGCAGATGGTGGGCATGCAGGTCGTGGTCACCAAGTGCGACGAGAACGGCAACGTGGACATGGCCGACCTGCAGGCCAAGTGCGAACAGCACAGCGCCAACCTGGCGGCGGTGATGATCACCTACCCCAGCACGCACGGCGTGTTCGAGACCACGGTCAAGGAACTCTGCGCGCTGGTGCACCGGCACGGCGGGCGCGTGTACGTGGACGGCGCCAACATGAACGCGCTGGTCGGCGTGGCCGCGCCCGGCGAGTTCGGCGGCGACGTGAGCCACCTCAACCTGCACAAGACCTTCTGCATTCCCCACGGCGGTGGCGGCCCGGGCGTGGGCCCGGTGTGCGTGGTCGAAGACCTCGTGCCCTTCCTGCCCGGGCATGCCACGGGCGGCCTGCCGGTGAACGGCGTGGGCGCCATCTCGGCGGCTCCGCTGGGCAACGCGGCCGTGCTGCCGATCAGCTGGATGTACATCCGCATGATGGGCGCCGACGGCCTGAAGCACGCGACCGAAGCGGCCATCCTCGCGGCCAACTACATCAGCAAGCGCCTCGCACCCCACTACCCCACGCTCTACGCCAGCGCCAACGGGCATGTGGCGCATGAATGCATCCTGGACCTGCGCCACTTCAAGGACACCAGTGGCGTGATGGCCGAGGACGTGGCCAAGCGCCTGATGGACTACGGTTTCCACGCGCCCACGCTGTCCTTCCCGGTGGCCAACACGCTGATGGTGGAACCCACGGAGAGCGAGACGCTGGAGGAGCTGGACCGCTTCATCGACGCGATGATCGCGATCCGCGAAGAGATCCGCCTCGTGGAAGCCGGCGCCTGGCCGCAGGACGACAACCCGCTGAAGAACGCGCCGCACACGGCGGCGAGCCTCATGACGGCCGACTGGTCACACCCCTATGCGCGCGACGTGGGTGCGGCGAGCACCTCGACCCGGGCGCACGCCAAGTACTGGCCGCCGGTGGGGCGTGTGGACAACGTGTATGGGGATCGCAACCTGTTCTGCAGTTGCGTGCCCCTGTCTGAATACCCGGTCTGA